The Arachis hypogaea cultivar Tifrunner chromosome 19, arahy.Tifrunner.gnm2.J5K5, whole genome shotgun sequence genome has a window encoding:
- the LOC112776538 gene encoding uncharacterized protein isoform X1 has translation MTIKDKGKGKAVAGKASAAKRKRGVDDDKTGGGRNKKNRGVLQFFEDAAEDFDESDDSDYSDFDDDFFEEEFDTVQPRMNEQPKGGNSNLPFVPKEEVIDEEEFDRMMEERYGQNSKFVSFAGDEFDDKIIDPDSGVKEFAPTIWKVKCTVGRERLSAFCLMQKFVELKALGTKLQIISAFAVDHSKGFVYIEAERQYDIHEACKGITGIYVSRLQLVPRNEVFHLFSVQNRRVEINEGMWARIKSGNYKGDLAQVVAVNNTRKKVTVKLVPRIDLQALAAKFGGGYSRQKAAIPAPRLISSSELDEFRPVIQIRRDRDTGKVFEVLDNLLLKDGYVYKKVSPDSLNLWGVVPTEEEQLKFGPSENNESKDLEWLSQLYGESKKKRIVRNDKGGGKGESSSGTGVENGFELYDLVCLGKKEFGVIVSMDKEDKYKILKETADGPATVSVERQEIKSGLSDLKFSAQDQHNKTIVANDTVRVLDGPSKGRQGIVRHIYRGILFLWDESLEENGGYFTSKSHVCEKVKLTVDDLTGKDGEPGRSVFDDVPSSPRSPLSPKKPWQARENNREFNRGDNDNMFTIGQTLRIRIGPLKGYLCRVIALRRYDVTVKLDSQQRVLTVKCEHLSEVQGKSTAMSTSSDPDSSSLKPFDLLGTEGGSGWLDGVGTSAGGGGWNAGGTSAGGAAWNAGGTSAGNAGGTSAGSDGAWNAGGTSTGGAAWNAGGTSAGDDGAWNAGGKSTGNAAWNAGGTSAGGDCTWNAGGTSAGGDGAWNAGGTEGGGGGWNAGGTSAERSTWNKKPESTENDIGSKGAEDTSWETKNTSKQNSSWGAAGEKIAVASDPDQSDGWGKGGGSWGQAERKIGSADNNNNNEWKNKGNDSNGNQPCGWGGKSNWNTSKSFQDGDAHNKESGNQTSEVQNSNWNSGSSDPSKDSSWGTKSNLNNNSSWGAGNENKNSNWSSGHSNAENQESNWGKKNNWNSENSGNQTAEMNKSSWNSGSGDGNKDSSWGTKSNWNNNSSGSTCNENKNSSWTSGHNDAENQENKWGKKSSWNSENSGNQTSDRNNSNWNSGSGDSNQNSNWGKNNSNSSSWSAGNATKTSNWSSDAGNQDSSWGKSNWNSGSGDTSQGNNWKSNSNWSSRNASSGENDGPNENSEEGAGGGNWRGGYQGRGGSDRGGFRGRGRGFGGRGERGDFGGRGERGDFGGRGERGGFRGRGERGGFRGRGDRGGFGGRGRSDGEGSGGRWGSERGDRGGFGGSGGRWGSGRGDRGGFGGRGRSDGEGSGGRWGSERGFGGRGRGRGDQSGGWSSRRDSGGDGSSDWKDGDTVEGWKNSNRSGAWNREGGDKDGQSWSQGGGSTKQWSSWSSGSGGAAGGSWNSNESKDGAGGTFQGDNSSGWKKSTAGETNVQEGGWNKGPNSSNQDNGWKSNSRSGSETGDRVPNWGQSSAADKGQSSGLGQSSAADNKGQSSGWGQSNADEKGQSSGWNQPGDGGSWGKKSDGGAKGW, from the exons ATGACGATCAAAGACAAGGGAAAGGGGAAAGCGGTCGCCGGAAAAGCTTCAGCCGCCAAACGGAAGCGCGGCGTTGACGATGACAAGACCGGCGGTGGACGCAACAAGAAGAACCGTGGAGTTCTTCAGTTCTTCGAAGATGCTGCCGAGGACTTTGACGAAAGCGATGACAGCGACTACAGCGATTTCGACGATG ATTTTTTTGAAGAGGAATTTGACACTGTTCAGCCGAGGATGAATGAACAACCTAAGGGAGGCAACAGTAACCTTCCATTTGTCCCCAAAGAagaggtgattgatgaagaagaaTTTGATAGAATGATGGAGGAACGCTATGGACAAAATTCTAAGTTCGTCTCATTTGCTGGAGATGAGTTTGATGACAAAATAATTGATCCAGATTCTGGCGTCAAGGAGTTCGCTCCAACCATCTGGAAAGTCAAATGCACT GTTGGGCGCGAGAGGCTTTCAGCTTTCTGTCTGATGCAGAAGTTTGTTGAATTGAAAGCATTGGGCACTAAGCTGCAGATAATATCTGCTTTTGCTGTAGATCATTCGAAAGGATTTGTGTACATTGAAGCTGAAAGGCAATATGATATACATGAG GCTTGTAAAGGGATTACTGGTATCTATGTAAGTCGATTGCAACTTGTTCCAAGGAACGAAGTTTTTCATCTGTTCTCTGTTCAAAATAGAAGAGTTGAAATTAATGAGGGCATGTGGGCTCGCATAAAAagtggtaactacaagggggacTTAGCACAG GTTGTGGCTGTTAATAATACGCGCAAGAAGGTTACAGTGAAGCTTGTTCCAAGAATTGATCTACAAGCATTGGCTGCGAAATTT GGTGGAGGGTATTCTCGCCAAAAAGCTGCTATACCAGCCCCAAGATTAATCAGCTCAAGTGAACTTGA CGAATTCCGACCTGTTATACAAATCAGACGTGACCGTGACACTGGCAAGGTTTTCGAGGTTCTTGATaatcttttgctcaaggacggaTATGTATACAAAAAAGTATCTCCAGATTCTCTAAATTTGTGGGGTGTGGTGCCAACAGAAGAGGAGCAATTGAAGTTTGGACCATCTGAAAACAATGAATCAAAAGATTTGGAGTGGCTCTCTCAACTTTATGGTGAATCAAAGAAAAAACGGATTGTAAGGAATGATAAGGGAGGTGGGAAAGGAGAGAGCTCATCAGGTACTGGTGtggaaaatggttttgagttgTATGATCTTGTGTGTTTAGG CAAGAAGGAATTTGGTGTAATAGTGTCCATGGATAAAGAGGATAAATACAAG ATTTTAAAAGAGACTGCAGATGGGCCTGCTACTGTATCCGTCGAACGACAAGAAATAAAGAGTGGACTTTCTGATTTGAAATTCAGTGCCCAAGATCAGCACAATAAGACTATAGTTGCTAATGATACTGTCCGTGTTCTTGATGGTCCATCTAAG GGTAGGCAAGGCATTGTTAGGCATATCTACAGAGGGATTCTCTTTTTGTGGGATGAATCTCTTGAAGAAAATGGTGGTTACTTTACCTCTAAATCTCATGTGTGTGAGAAAGTTAAGCTTACTGTTGACGATTTGACTGGAAAG GATGGTGAACCGGGTCGTTCAGTCTTTGATGATGTGCCATCATCACCAAGATCCCCTCTGTCACCAAAAAAACCATGGCAAGCAAGAGAGAACAATCGTGAAT TTAATCGTGGGGACAACGATAACATGTTTACTATTGGTCAAACCTTGAGAATTAGGATAGGTCCTTTGAAGGGATACCTCTGTCGTGTCATTGCCTTACGCCGTTATGATGTTACTGTCAAACTAGATTCTCAGCAAAGGGTTCTTACAG TTAAATGTGAGCACCTTTCTGAGGTTCAAGGGAAAAGTACTGCCATGTCAACAAG CAGTGATCCTGATTCAAGTTCATTGAAGCCATTTGATCTACTGGGTACTGAAGGCGGCTCTG GTTGGTTAGATGGAGTTGGAACATCAGCTGGTGGTGGTGGATGGAATGCTGGAGGGACATCAGCTGGGGGTGCTGCATGGAATGCTGGAGGGACATCAGCTGGGAATGCTGGAGGGACGTCAGCTGGTAGTGATGGTGCATGGAATGCTGGAGGGACATCAACTGGGGGTGCTGCATGGAATGCTGGAGGAACATCAGCTGGTGATGATGGTGCATGGAATGCTGGTGGGAAATCAACTGGCAATGCTGCATGGAATGCTGGAGGGACCTCAGCTGGTGGTGATTGCACTTGGAATGCTGGAGGGACCTCAGCTGGTGGTGATGGTGCATGGAATGCTGGAGGGActgaaggtggtggtggtggatggAATGCTGGAGGAACTTCAGCTGAAAG GAGTACGTGGAATAAGAAACCAGAGTCTACAGAAAATGATATTGGTTCCAAGG GTGCAGAAGATACTTCTTGGGAAACTAAAAATACTTCAAAGCAAAACTCTTCATGGGGTGCTGCAGGGGAGAAGATTGCAGTTGCTTCTGATCCAGATCAGTCTGATGGCTGGGGAAAAGGTGGAGGCAGCTGGGGCCAGGCAGAGCGTAAAATTGGCAGTGcagataacaacaataataatgaatGGAAAAATAAAGGTAATGATTCAAATGGAAATCAACCCTGCGGATGGGGCGGTAAAAGTAACTGGAATACTTCCAAATCTTTTCAAGATGGTGATGCACATAACAAAGAGAGTGGAAACCAGACTTCTGAAGTGCAAAATAGCAATTGGAATTCTGGATCAAGTGATCCTAGTAAAGATTCTAGCTGGGGAACAAAAAGCAACTTGAACAACAATTCTTCTTGGGGTGCTGGGAATGAAAATAAGAATTCGAACTGGAGTTCTGGGCATAGCAATGCTGAAAATCAAGAATCCAATTGGGGCAAGAAAAACAACTGGAACTCTGAGAACAGTGGAAACCAGACCGCCGAAATGAACAAAAGCAGTTGGAATTCTGGATCAGGTGATGGTAATAAAGATTCTAGCTGGGGAACAAAAAGCAACTGGAATAACAATTCCTCTGGGAGTACTTGTAATGAAAACAAAAACTCCAGCTGGACTTCTGGGCATAACGACGCTGAAAATCAAGAAAACAAATGGGGCAAGAAAAGCAGCTGGAACTCTGAAAACAGTGGAAACCAGACTTCTGATCGCAACAATAGCAATTGGAATTCTGGATCTGGTGATTCTAATCAAAATTCCAACTGGGGCAAGAATAACTCAAACAGTTCATCTTGGAGTGCTGGAAATGCAACCAAGACATCCAACTGGAGTTCTGATGCTGGAAATCAAGATTCTAGTTGGGGGAAGAGCAATTGGAATTCTGGATCTGGTGATACTAGTCAGGGAAACAACTGGAAAAGCAATAGCAATTGGAGTTCAAGAAATGCTTCAAGTGGTGAAAATGATGGTCCAAATGAAAATTCTGAGGAAGGAGCTGGTGGTGGGAACTGGAGAGGTGGTTATCAAGGTAGAGGCGGCTCAGACAGAGGTGGTTTTAGAGGTAGAGGTAGGGGATTTGGCGGCCGGGGAGAACGCGGGGACTTCGGTGGCCGGGGAGAACGCGGGGATTTTGGTGGCCGGGGAGAACGCGGGGGCTTTCGTGGTCGGGGTGAACGTGGGGGCTTTCGTGGCAGAGGTGATCGTGGTGGGTTTGGTGGCAGAGGTAGATCAGATGGGGAAGGTTCTGGTGGCAGATGGGGATCAGAGAGAGGAGATCGTGGTGGGTTTGGTGGTTCTGGTGGCAGATGGGGATCAGGGAGAGGAGATCGTGGTGGGTTTGGTGGCAGAGGTAGATCAGATGGGGAAGGTTCTGGTGGCAGATGGGGATCAGAGAGAGGATTTGGGGGCCGAGGCCGTGGAAGGGGTGACCAATCTGGAGGTTGGAGCAGTAGACGGGATTCTGGTGGGGATGGTTCTTCTGACTGGAAGGACGGAGATACTGTTGAAGGATGGAAGAATAGTAACAGATCTGGGGCATGGAACCGGGAAGGTGGTGACAAGGATGGGCAGAGCTGGAGTCAAGGAGGTGGAAGTACTAAGCAATGGTCGAGCTGGAGCTCAGGTAGTGGAGGGGCAGCTGGCGGCAGTTGGAATAGCAATGAGTCTAAAGATGGCGCCGGCGGTACTTTCCAAGGAGACAACAGTTCTGGTTGGAAAAAGTCTACTGCTGGAGAGACCAATGTTCAGGAGGGTGGCTGGAATAAGGGACCTAACTCCAGTAATCAAGACAATGGTTGGAAGTCCAATTCTCGCTCAGGGAGTGAAACCGGTGACCGAGTTCCAAATTGGGGTCAATCCAGTGCTGCAGATAAGGGTCAATCCTCTGGCCTGGGTCAATCCAGTGCTGCAGATAACAAGGGTCAGTCATCTG
- the LOC112776538 gene encoding uncharacterized protein isoform X2, producing MTIKDKGKGKAVAGKASAAKRKRGVDDDKTGGGRNKKNRGVLQFFEDAAEDFDESDDSDYSDFDDDFFEEEFDTVQPRMNEQPKGGNSNLPFVPKEEVIDEEEFDRMMEERYGQNSKFVSFAGDEFDDKIIDPDSGVKEFAPTIWKVKCTVGRERLSAFCLMQKFVELKALGTKLQIISAFAVDHSKGFVYIEAERQYDIHEACKGITGIYVSRLQLVPRNEVFHLFSVQNRRVEINEGMWARIKSGNYKGDLAQVVAVNNTRKKVTVKLVPRIDLQALAAKFGGGYSRQKAAIPAPRLISSSELDEFRPVIQIRRDRDTGKVFEVLDNLLLKDGYVYKKVSPDSLNLWGVVPTEEEQLKFGPSENNESKDLEWLSQLYGESKKKRIVRNDKGGGKGESSSGTGVENGFELYDLVCLGKKEFGVIVSMDKEDKYKILKETADGPATVSVERQEIKSGLSDLKFSAQDQHNKTIVANDTVRVLDGPSKGRQGIVRHIYRGILFLWDESLEENGGYFTSKSHVCEKVKLTVDDLTGKDGEPGRSVFDDVPSSPRSPLSPKKPWQARENNREFNRGDNDNMFTIGQTLRIRIGPLKGYLCRVIALRRYDVTVKLDSQQRVLTVKCEHLSEVQGKSTAMSTSDPDSSSLKPFDLLGTEGGSGWLDGVGTSAGGGGWNAGGTSAGGAAWNAGGTSAGNAGGTSAGSDGAWNAGGTSTGGAAWNAGGTSAGDDGAWNAGGKSTGNAAWNAGGTSAGGDCTWNAGGTSAGGDGAWNAGGTEGGGGGWNAGGTSAERSTWNKKPESTENDIGSKGAEDTSWETKNTSKQNSSWGAAGEKIAVASDPDQSDGWGKGGGSWGQAERKIGSADNNNNNEWKNKGNDSNGNQPCGWGGKSNWNTSKSFQDGDAHNKESGNQTSEVQNSNWNSGSSDPSKDSSWGTKSNLNNNSSWGAGNENKNSNWSSGHSNAENQESNWGKKNNWNSENSGNQTAEMNKSSWNSGSGDGNKDSSWGTKSNWNNNSSGSTCNENKNSSWTSGHNDAENQENKWGKKSSWNSENSGNQTSDRNNSNWNSGSGDSNQNSNWGKNNSNSSSWSAGNATKTSNWSSDAGNQDSSWGKSNWNSGSGDTSQGNNWKSNSNWSSRNASSGENDGPNENSEEGAGGGNWRGGYQGRGGSDRGGFRGRGRGFGGRGERGDFGGRGERGDFGGRGERGGFRGRGERGGFRGRGDRGGFGGRGRSDGEGSGGRWGSERGDRGGFGGSGGRWGSGRGDRGGFGGRGRSDGEGSGGRWGSERGFGGRGRGRGDQSGGWSSRRDSGGDGSSDWKDGDTVEGWKNSNRSGAWNREGGDKDGQSWSQGGGSTKQWSSWSSGSGGAAGGSWNSNESKDGAGGTFQGDNSSGWKKSTAGETNVQEGGWNKGPNSSNQDNGWKSNSRSGSETGDRVPNWGQSSAADKGQSSGLGQSSAADNKGQSSGWGQSNADEKGQSSGWNQPGDGGSWGKKSDGGAKGW from the exons ATGACGATCAAAGACAAGGGAAAGGGGAAAGCGGTCGCCGGAAAAGCTTCAGCCGCCAAACGGAAGCGCGGCGTTGACGATGACAAGACCGGCGGTGGACGCAACAAGAAGAACCGTGGAGTTCTTCAGTTCTTCGAAGATGCTGCCGAGGACTTTGACGAAAGCGATGACAGCGACTACAGCGATTTCGACGATG ATTTTTTTGAAGAGGAATTTGACACTGTTCAGCCGAGGATGAATGAACAACCTAAGGGAGGCAACAGTAACCTTCCATTTGTCCCCAAAGAagaggtgattgatgaagaagaaTTTGATAGAATGATGGAGGAACGCTATGGACAAAATTCTAAGTTCGTCTCATTTGCTGGAGATGAGTTTGATGACAAAATAATTGATCCAGATTCTGGCGTCAAGGAGTTCGCTCCAACCATCTGGAAAGTCAAATGCACT GTTGGGCGCGAGAGGCTTTCAGCTTTCTGTCTGATGCAGAAGTTTGTTGAATTGAAAGCATTGGGCACTAAGCTGCAGATAATATCTGCTTTTGCTGTAGATCATTCGAAAGGATTTGTGTACATTGAAGCTGAAAGGCAATATGATATACATGAG GCTTGTAAAGGGATTACTGGTATCTATGTAAGTCGATTGCAACTTGTTCCAAGGAACGAAGTTTTTCATCTGTTCTCTGTTCAAAATAGAAGAGTTGAAATTAATGAGGGCATGTGGGCTCGCATAAAAagtggtaactacaagggggacTTAGCACAG GTTGTGGCTGTTAATAATACGCGCAAGAAGGTTACAGTGAAGCTTGTTCCAAGAATTGATCTACAAGCATTGGCTGCGAAATTT GGTGGAGGGTATTCTCGCCAAAAAGCTGCTATACCAGCCCCAAGATTAATCAGCTCAAGTGAACTTGA CGAATTCCGACCTGTTATACAAATCAGACGTGACCGTGACACTGGCAAGGTTTTCGAGGTTCTTGATaatcttttgctcaaggacggaTATGTATACAAAAAAGTATCTCCAGATTCTCTAAATTTGTGGGGTGTGGTGCCAACAGAAGAGGAGCAATTGAAGTTTGGACCATCTGAAAACAATGAATCAAAAGATTTGGAGTGGCTCTCTCAACTTTATGGTGAATCAAAGAAAAAACGGATTGTAAGGAATGATAAGGGAGGTGGGAAAGGAGAGAGCTCATCAGGTACTGGTGtggaaaatggttttgagttgTATGATCTTGTGTGTTTAGG CAAGAAGGAATTTGGTGTAATAGTGTCCATGGATAAAGAGGATAAATACAAG ATTTTAAAAGAGACTGCAGATGGGCCTGCTACTGTATCCGTCGAACGACAAGAAATAAAGAGTGGACTTTCTGATTTGAAATTCAGTGCCCAAGATCAGCACAATAAGACTATAGTTGCTAATGATACTGTCCGTGTTCTTGATGGTCCATCTAAG GGTAGGCAAGGCATTGTTAGGCATATCTACAGAGGGATTCTCTTTTTGTGGGATGAATCTCTTGAAGAAAATGGTGGTTACTTTACCTCTAAATCTCATGTGTGTGAGAAAGTTAAGCTTACTGTTGACGATTTGACTGGAAAG GATGGTGAACCGGGTCGTTCAGTCTTTGATGATGTGCCATCATCACCAAGATCCCCTCTGTCACCAAAAAAACCATGGCAAGCAAGAGAGAACAATCGTGAAT TTAATCGTGGGGACAACGATAACATGTTTACTATTGGTCAAACCTTGAGAATTAGGATAGGTCCTTTGAAGGGATACCTCTGTCGTGTCATTGCCTTACGCCGTTATGATGTTACTGTCAAACTAGATTCTCAGCAAAGGGTTCTTACAG TTAAATGTGAGCACCTTTCTGAGGTTCAAGGGAAAAGTACTGCCATGTCAACAAG TGATCCTGATTCAAGTTCATTGAAGCCATTTGATCTACTGGGTACTGAAGGCGGCTCTG GTTGGTTAGATGGAGTTGGAACATCAGCTGGTGGTGGTGGATGGAATGCTGGAGGGACATCAGCTGGGGGTGCTGCATGGAATGCTGGAGGGACATCAGCTGGGAATGCTGGAGGGACGTCAGCTGGTAGTGATGGTGCATGGAATGCTGGAGGGACATCAACTGGGGGTGCTGCATGGAATGCTGGAGGAACATCAGCTGGTGATGATGGTGCATGGAATGCTGGTGGGAAATCAACTGGCAATGCTGCATGGAATGCTGGAGGGACCTCAGCTGGTGGTGATTGCACTTGGAATGCTGGAGGGACCTCAGCTGGTGGTGATGGTGCATGGAATGCTGGAGGGActgaaggtggtggtggtggatggAATGCTGGAGGAACTTCAGCTGAAAG GAGTACGTGGAATAAGAAACCAGAGTCTACAGAAAATGATATTGGTTCCAAGG GTGCAGAAGATACTTCTTGGGAAACTAAAAATACTTCAAAGCAAAACTCTTCATGGGGTGCTGCAGGGGAGAAGATTGCAGTTGCTTCTGATCCAGATCAGTCTGATGGCTGGGGAAAAGGTGGAGGCAGCTGGGGCCAGGCAGAGCGTAAAATTGGCAGTGcagataacaacaataataatgaatGGAAAAATAAAGGTAATGATTCAAATGGAAATCAACCCTGCGGATGGGGCGGTAAAAGTAACTGGAATACTTCCAAATCTTTTCAAGATGGTGATGCACATAACAAAGAGAGTGGAAACCAGACTTCTGAAGTGCAAAATAGCAATTGGAATTCTGGATCAAGTGATCCTAGTAAAGATTCTAGCTGGGGAACAAAAAGCAACTTGAACAACAATTCTTCTTGGGGTGCTGGGAATGAAAATAAGAATTCGAACTGGAGTTCTGGGCATAGCAATGCTGAAAATCAAGAATCCAATTGGGGCAAGAAAAACAACTGGAACTCTGAGAACAGTGGAAACCAGACCGCCGAAATGAACAAAAGCAGTTGGAATTCTGGATCAGGTGATGGTAATAAAGATTCTAGCTGGGGAACAAAAAGCAACTGGAATAACAATTCCTCTGGGAGTACTTGTAATGAAAACAAAAACTCCAGCTGGACTTCTGGGCATAACGACGCTGAAAATCAAGAAAACAAATGGGGCAAGAAAAGCAGCTGGAACTCTGAAAACAGTGGAAACCAGACTTCTGATCGCAACAATAGCAATTGGAATTCTGGATCTGGTGATTCTAATCAAAATTCCAACTGGGGCAAGAATAACTCAAACAGTTCATCTTGGAGTGCTGGAAATGCAACCAAGACATCCAACTGGAGTTCTGATGCTGGAAATCAAGATTCTAGTTGGGGGAAGAGCAATTGGAATTCTGGATCTGGTGATACTAGTCAGGGAAACAACTGGAAAAGCAATAGCAATTGGAGTTCAAGAAATGCTTCAAGTGGTGAAAATGATGGTCCAAATGAAAATTCTGAGGAAGGAGCTGGTGGTGGGAACTGGAGAGGTGGTTATCAAGGTAGAGGCGGCTCAGACAGAGGTGGTTTTAGAGGTAGAGGTAGGGGATTTGGCGGCCGGGGAGAACGCGGGGACTTCGGTGGCCGGGGAGAACGCGGGGATTTTGGTGGCCGGGGAGAACGCGGGGGCTTTCGTGGTCGGGGTGAACGTGGGGGCTTTCGTGGCAGAGGTGATCGTGGTGGGTTTGGTGGCAGAGGTAGATCAGATGGGGAAGGTTCTGGTGGCAGATGGGGATCAGAGAGAGGAGATCGTGGTGGGTTTGGTGGTTCTGGTGGCAGATGGGGATCAGGGAGAGGAGATCGTGGTGGGTTTGGTGGCAGAGGTAGATCAGATGGGGAAGGTTCTGGTGGCAGATGGGGATCAGAGAGAGGATTTGGGGGCCGAGGCCGTGGAAGGGGTGACCAATCTGGAGGTTGGAGCAGTAGACGGGATTCTGGTGGGGATGGTTCTTCTGACTGGAAGGACGGAGATACTGTTGAAGGATGGAAGAATAGTAACAGATCTGGGGCATGGAACCGGGAAGGTGGTGACAAGGATGGGCAGAGCTGGAGTCAAGGAGGTGGAAGTACTAAGCAATGGTCGAGCTGGAGCTCAGGTAGTGGAGGGGCAGCTGGCGGCAGTTGGAATAGCAATGAGTCTAAAGATGGCGCCGGCGGTACTTTCCAAGGAGACAACAGTTCTGGTTGGAAAAAGTCTACTGCTGGAGAGACCAATGTTCAGGAGGGTGGCTGGAATAAGGGACCTAACTCCAGTAATCAAGACAATGGTTGGAAGTCCAATTCTCGCTCAGGGAGTGAAACCGGTGACCGAGTTCCAAATTGGGGTCAATCCAGTGCTGCAGATAAGGGTCAATCCTCTGGCCTGGGTCAATCCAGTGCTGCAGATAACAAGGGTCAGTCATCTG